The following are from one region of the Pseudochaenichthys georgianus unplaced genomic scaffold, fPseGeo1.2 scaffold_1113_arrow_ctg1, whole genome shotgun sequence genome:
- the LOC139433174 gene encoding probable serine/threonine-protein kinase clkA, whose amino-acid sequence MLYYNKKKNYNKYKNYTNKNYKENYKENYKNKNYKNKNYKENYKKKNHNKNKNYKENYKEKNYKNNNYKENYKEKNYKHKNYKENYKNKNYKNKNYKENYKKKNYNKNKNYKENYKEKNYKNKNYKENYKEKNYKTTYNKNYKENYKNKNYKNKNYKENYKNNNYNNKNYKNKNYNNKNYKNKNYKRKDYKNNNYKKKNNNNKNYKEKNYNNKNYKKKNYKENNYKNNNYKNKNYKRKNYKNKNYNNKNYKENYKNKNYKNKNYKNNNYKRKNYKNKNYKIKNYNNKNYNNQNYNNKNYNNKNYNNKNYKENYKNKNYKNKNYNNKNYKENYKNKNYNNTNYKNKNYKENYNNKNYKNKNYKNKNYKENYNNKNYNNKNYKNKNYNNKNYKENYKNKNYNNKNYNNKNYKENYKNKNYNNTNYKNKNYKENYNNKNYNNKNYKNKNYNNKNYKENYNNKNYKEKNYNNKNYKKNNYKKKNYKKKNNSHIFKLKRSKISI is encoded by the exons ATGTTATACTATAACAAGAAGAAGAACTACAACAAGTATAAGAACTACACGAATAAGAACTACAAGGAGAACTACAAGGAGAACTACAAGAATAAGAACTACAAGAATAAGAACTACAAGGAGAACTACAAGAAGAAGAACCACAACAAGAATAAGAACTACAAGGAGAACTACAAGGAGAAGAACTACAAGAACAATAACTACAAGGAGAACTACAAGGAGAAGAACTACAAGCACAAGAACTACAAGGAGAACTACAAGAATAAGAACTACAAGAATAAGAACTACAAGGAGAACtacaagaagaagaactacAACAAGAATAAGAACTACAAGGAGAACTACAAGGAGAAGAACTACAAGAACAAGAACTACAAGGAGAACTACAAGGAGAAGAACTACAA AACTACATATAATAAGAACTACAAGGAGAACTACAAGAATAAGAACTACAAGAATAAGAACTACAAGGAGAACTACAAGAATAATAACTACAATAATAAGAACTACAAGAATAAGAACTACAATAATAAGAACTACAAGAATAAGAACTACAAGAGGAAGGACTACAAGAACAATAACtacaagaagaagaacaacAATAATAAGAACTACAAGGAGAAGAACTATAATAATAAGAACtacaagaagaagaactacAAGGAGAATAACTACAAGAACAATAACTACAAGAATAAGAACTACAAGAGGAAGAACTACAAGAATAAGAACTACAATAATAAGAACTACAAGGAGAACTACAAGAATAAGAACTACAAGAATAAGAACTACAAGAATAATAACTACAAGAGGAAGAACTACAAGAATAAGAACTACAAGATTAAGAACTACAATAATAAGAACTACAATAATCAGAACTACAATAATAAGAACTACAATAATAAGAACTACAATAATAAGAACTACAAGGAGAACTACAAGAATAAGAACTACAAGAATAAGAACTACAATAATAAGAACTACAAGGAGAACTACAAGAATAAGAACTACAATAATACGAACTACAAGAATAAGAACTACAAGGAGAACTACAATAATAAGAACTACAAGAATAAGAACTACAAGAATAAGAACTACAAGGAGAACTACAATAATAAGAACTACAATAATAAGAACTACAAGAATAAGAACTACAATAATAAGAACTACAAGGAGAACTACAAGAATAAGAACTACAATAATAAGAACTACAATAATAAGAACTACAAGGAGAACTACAAGAATAAGAACTACAATAATACGAACTACAAGAATAAGAACTACAAGGAGAACTACAATAATAAGAACTACAATAATAAGAACTACAAGAATAAGAACTACAATAATAAGAACTACAAGGAGAACTACAATAATAAGAACTACAAGGAGAAGAACTACAATAATAAGAACTACAAGAAGAATAACtacaagaagaagaactacaagaagaagaacaatTCTCATATTTTCAAGCTCAAAAGGTCAAAAATCTCTATTTAA